A portion of the Haemorhous mexicanus isolate bHaeMex1 chromosome 3, bHaeMex1.pri, whole genome shotgun sequence genome contains these proteins:
- the PLN gene encoding cardiac phospholamban produces the protein MEKVQHMTRSALRRASTIEVNPQARQRLQELFVNFCLILICLLLICIIVMLL, from the coding sequence ATGGAGAAGGTCCAACACATGACCCGCTCCGCTCTGAGGAGAGCCTCAACTATTGAGGTCAACCCACAAGCACGCCAAAGGCTCCAAGAGCTCTTTGTGAATTTCTGCCTGATTCTAATTTGCCTCTTGCTGATCTGTATCATTGTGATGCTTCTCTGA